The Streptococcus suis DNA window TTCAATATCTTCTTCCAAAAGACGAACACCGATATTCTCAGGGTCAAATTCAGTACCACGGTCAAAGAAGATTTCTGTATCTGGACCAGAAGGGCCAGCACCAATTTCCCAGAAATTGTCTTCCAGTGGAATCAAGTGACTTGGTTCCACACCAAGTGAAATCCAACGATTATATGAATCTTTATCGTCTGGATAATATGTCATGTACAATTTTTCTTTAGGGAAACCAAACCATTCCGGGCTAGTTAGCAATTCAAAACCCCATTCAATTGCTTCATCACGGAAATAATCTCCAATAGAGAAATTCCCAAGCATTTCAAACATAGTATGGTGACGAGCAGTTTTACCAACATTTTCGATATCGTTGGTACGAATTGATTTTTGAGCGTTAGTGATACGTGGGTTATCGGGAATCACAGAGCCATCAAAATACTTTTTAAGAGTTGCCACACCAGAGTTAATCCAAAGCAAAGTCGGATCATTCACCGGAACAAGATTTGCAGAAGGCTCAACCGCGTGACCCTTAGATTTCCAGAAATCCAACCACATTTGACGGATTTGAGCAGAAGATAATTGATGCATAATTAAGATACCAAGAGCGTTAAGAAAGCGAGAAGAAAATAGGAGACCAACGCTGTGCGCCAGCGCACTAGGCGGTCTATCTTTTTTCTCGACGCTTTTAGCTCGGGTTCAATTCAGAAAATTATCTAAATTGAACTTTTCCTTTCATATAGTAATAATTGAGGTGAAAGTCCGTAGCCCGAGTTCATTTCAGAATAAACTCGATACCCTTTCCTTTCATTTAGATATTTTGAGAAGTCAGCAATTGAAAGAAGCAACCCTTCCGGGCGGGTTCAATTTAACTAACTAGCTGAACTGAACGTTTCCTTTCATTTGTTTTTAGCTTGGCTTTGATTCGAAAATAACCTAACCAAACCATTCCTTTGTTAAAAATTTCAATTTGTTTTCAAAACACACATGGTTCCAGGGAACAGGAACCAACACCAATAGATTGCTTGTTTTTAGAAAAACTTTCAGTGATAAACTATTAAGAACTAGATGCAGCTTCCATCATTTCCACATAGTCAATGGCAACTACTAAAGAAATAACTAAATCAGCATAACCATCATCTACAACCGTTACAGAATAATGGGAAGTTAAATGAAAAAGTTCTTTGGAAATTTCAGCAACTAGTTGACCATCCGGAGTCCTCAAACGAAAATCAAGGTCCCAAATATTGCCTTCTAAAAGCAAACCTAAACTTTCGACCGTATACCGGTCTTTAAAAAATGTTAATTTCTTTTGTAAATAGAAAGAATGGCCATTAGCCATATCAATTGTAAACTGAGGCAGGAAAGAAAATACTTTTTTCGTAATCTGACAAATTTCAATACCTTGGTCATTGGTGACAGTAAAGCGTTTCGGAATTTCTAAAAAACTTCCTTTAACTTGATAGGCCAATTGTCCAAAATTATCTTGGATATTAAATTTTTCACCGCCAAACGTAAACCGTTGTTTCACTAGAAATTGTTTCATAATCACCTCAAAAAAATAACAAGAAATCAAACGAAGGGCGAAGAACCGCGGTACCACCTTCATTCAATGACTTGTCATTCTCATTTAAGAACCAGTATTCAGTAGTAAAGCATTTCTTATGAAAGAAAGATCGGCTAAACTGTGAATTCAGGTTCTACTATTCAATTGTAGTATTAAGTAGCAAAATACTTGGCTTAGATGGCTCGCAACAACCGCCAATTTTCTGAACTAAGGTGTCAAGTATCTAATCTTAATATATGTTGTTCATTATTCACCAGATGAACTAGATTCAGTTGTTGATGAAGATGAACTTGAAGATTCAGTAGATGAACTACTTTCTTCAGTTGTGATGTATTGTGACAACAAGTTTTGGAATGCTGAGTCTTTTACTTTCACATTCGCGTCTTGGAGAGCAGTCTTAATGACG harbors:
- a CDS encoding UDP-N-acetylenolpyruvoylglucosamine reductase translates to MKQFLVKQRFTFGGEKFNIQDNFGQLAYQVKGSFLEIPKRFTVTNDQGIEICQITKKVFSFLPQFTIDMANGHSFYLQKKLTFFKDRYTVESLGLLLEGNIWDLDFRLRTPDGQLVAEISKELFHLTSHYSVTVVDDGYADLVISLVVAIDYVEMMEAASSS